Below is a window of Gossypium hirsutum isolate 1008001.06 chromosome A12, Gossypium_hirsutum_v2.1, whole genome shotgun sequence DNA.
AATTTTAGAACCTTAGCATTGCCACTTACCAGAAATTATATTAAAAGTACAGGTGaaactttccaaaattttaaatttacatagCAAAAGAAACTGACATTTTCTCCAAGGGTTGCACTACCATGCATTTATGTATTTAACTTCTGTTATAGCTAAGTATCTATAGTATGGATCTAGACCTTCTCGATGAGTTACCATAGTTCTGATTCTAGGCAAAAGATTTTCTAGCAACCGGTATTTTTCAACTTTCAGTCAAGTACTTAAAACTTCAAATAGCCATTTACACTTATACATAATAAGTGAGGTGTTGGATGAGTTAGCTGTTTTCTGTTACTATAATTCTTTTTAACTTGTTACTCCTTtgatgtaaaaatataaaataaaataaaaagaggacTACATCAATAGGGAAACATGTGCATTCCTCAACCCCTTTGGGGCACTGTATCTTAAACTTAAGATCTGGTCTATCAACAGTTTTAACTCTGTTACAATCAAAGAGATGACTTCATTTATGATTTATGCCTAATTGAACAGCTTTCAGTTTCACATGTAGAATATTGATGCTTGCTATGtctagttatttatttatttgtaatctaacaaatttttcatttaatgaGTATGCCCCACAGGCTGGAAGATGAATTGCACAATCCACTTCCTCTACATTTCGAGCCTCTGCCTCCATCGAGAGATGTGCTATGTACATTTCCTACTGTTGGAACTATCCTAAGAGTGATCCTTGATGTAGACTGCGTAACATATATACTTCAGCTGCTAAAAGTTGAtcaatggatgaaattttttcaTGTATTCTGCAAAATGCATGAAGGATTATGGTATGGTGTGTTCACATCATCTTCAATGATCCGAGATATGCCAAATGATGATATTCTCATATTTGAGCGCCAGAGGTGAATTATTTTGCATGTAGCACCTTGTTAAACAAATAGATTGTTTATTCCCTTTTGATTGAAATTCTTTTCAGAAGTTTTGAATATCTCACTCTTTTTCTATATGTGTACATGTTAGCAATTGTGATCAACGATCATTGGGTGAACTAGATCGGATGCCATACTGGAGCTGTCCATGGCCATCAAAAATCACAGGTTCCATGtgaatataatttgtttttatttctcaTTTATTGGTATATTTGATTCAATCTCCTAGATGCAGTTATTGAAATTTATGAGTGATGATTATGCCCTTGATCAGAGGTTAAACGCATTGATGTACCATTTTCTACATTGATGGATGTTCTCACTTGTAAAAAGGTATTATACCCTTcagcatttttaaaaaaaaaaaatcaaaatgtacTATACATTGATGGACCCTCTCACTCTCCCAGCCACCTCTTTTTGGTCCGATTATGCCCAAAATACACCTCAAAACCTTTGaaactttttttgaattttgaatcatCTGCAATCTCTTTTCTTCCCTCACACGCAAGCACCTACATTATTGGTCTGTCAGGATTAGGTGGGCTCCAGTTGAGTTTGTTTTGAACTCGGTTGAAATTTGAATCTTTTTTGCTTCATTAATTCGTTTGGGCTTTGTAGCCTACATATTTTGGTTGCTTCAGGTTTGGCCGTTTAATAGCTGTAGTAGTTCTAATtggcatttttatttttatggccAAGATAGTTGTCTTCTCTTTTTTACTGCAATTGGTGAGATTACTGATTGGTGAGAATGCCACCTTTTGATAGAGAGGACTAAGCTCGATGGTTTTATCCTTTTGAAGGTGTTATGGTTTCATATGAGAATTAGCTTGAAGGCTATGGAAGCATATTAAAACTAGGGAATAATGTTTGACTGGAGTTGTGCTTATTTGTTGCTTGGGTAACCTTCCAGGAAACAAATAATTTCAGGTGTGTAGTACGATTTGTTGCTGTAATTCCATGGCGAGTTGAGGATTTCCGCGCTCCTTGTGGAGCTTATAGGGTTAGGTTTACCCTAGAGGATCCAACTGCCCGAATCCATGCTTATGCTCATGCTGAAAATGGGGTAAGCacattatatttaaaaatcttgTGGTAACCTTTAGACTTTTGTGGTGTAAATCATTTTACATGTGCTCTTGAATTCAATATTGCAAACTAAGATCATGATTGCAAGTTTTTAATGATGGTCTTCATTGAATAGTTAAAATGTGAATctagaaggaaaagaaaatgaagaatagAAAACCAAGTATATGTTTTGAGACTCTGATGCCATtgcctaaaattaaaagaaaattgttaattttttagcTGTTTTGGAGCCATAGCAACTTGAGAAGGACAATCTTGGAAGTTGGTTTTGGAAATCCTTCAAAACATGCCTACTTGTTGTGCTTGTTAAACTTGGAGTGGTGCATCTActgcttttgattttgtaaacTATTTAGTTTACCAGTAGTAGCATATTATTATGCATTCCACATGAATATAGTTTAATTCGATGTTGCTGCATTTCTGAAGGAGGAATTTTTCAATTGTTCATCCACTGATGCACTGAAACGGAAGGTAATTAAATTGCTCGGAGTACCTGCAAGTAGAGATGGGGAGGCAATAATGGGTGGTGCTAGAAATCCGCCTTGGGTGCAGTGTTACTTGAAATCTAATCCCATCAAACAGCGCCATTGGATATTTGAAACCAAGCTTCTTGGTTAACCAGTTTGACTGTACTTGCGTGGTATGTAATGTATTTAGGTAGGTTTGGTTAAGCTGGCTATAATTTACGCCAAGTTACTAGGTATCACTGGggattactttaatattataccTCTTTTGTACCTCTGTTATTCTATATCAGGCTTTTGCGCTTTCTAGCTATAATAACCCCTCCATGCAATAAacatttgaagtttttttttttttgattttttgtatGCAAGTGTTCAAAATAAATCCACATCAACACTAAAAAGGAtcatttaatttacatattttagtTTATATGGATAAAACCTTACATGTATGCCACTGATTagtggtagtttaaatgttgaagAACAAAAAATTAGTGTACTACAAACTGAGGTAAATTACACATTAGTACCCTCATGATTTGAGTTTGATTCACATAAACTCGTTCATTAGAAGGGGCAACGACTGCCAAAAAGAAGACAAATGGAAACATAAAACATTAGAACACAACAGGCGAGAGAAGACTTCTAGAGAGAAGAAGTTGATATGTGCAATTTTTTTGGCCATTAAATAAGGTTAGTTATATGTAAAGCAACCATTTTTGAATTGATTAAAAGTGTTGCCGTAGTTTTTTATTCTCCCCCTCTTAAGCAAGTAAGAAATAATGCCAACCTCGACATCAATTATAAGAAAAGGCTTGCTATTCTAAGTATTATTCTTTATGGATTTTGGTCTTtcgtttcttttaaaaatatctaaaatttaaaaagaaaatataagatgtataatttataaataaataaataaaaactatccccaatattctataaaaaaataacagtttaaaaatcttatataagatatataattttttttaaaatgtttgtataaatttaaaaaagttttaaaaatataaaagaatcattAAATATTTGGATAGTATAattttttgcctctaaacttaGTAATTAGTTTTACTTTGGTACTTGTACTTTCTTTTTGTTCACTTTGGTATCTGAACATGATAACTGGATACATTTTAATCCATTAACTTGGATTCTGTCAAGATTTGATGATGTAACATTGTTCTTGAAATATTGCTGGATTGGTTGGTTAGACTGATTGGATCAAGAACCAATCGGTATACTGATCCAAACAATgaggttaaattgattgaatcaaAAACTGcttgaaataggtgaaaattgaaaattgggacaAGAATGAGAatcgattttatttttcatgaaattttaaccatttatttaattataacagTTGAATCAAGCAAATCGTTTGATCGGGAATCAGTGATCTGACCAGTTCAACCATTGGTcaaattattaaaacattatatGTAATACTCTAAGATGGTACcatattatcatttaaaaatttctatAGGTCGTTTAATTTTCAAGTGATAATGCGGTGCATTCTAAGAGCATCATGccatcaaacttttatattttttaactttaaggaccaaaatgaatttaattgtcaagtttaggagtaaaaatttatattatcccttacatatttaatacatataaattaGAGTAAGAAATGCATATAAAGAATTTACGTATAAGTAAGTGACGATTTTAGAATCCACAAACGATTTTGTTTTTGGGTACAAACGAAGGATTTAATTGTTGGGTAAGTTTTAAAAGTCCTCTGGAGCTTATTCTTCAAGTTCAACTGAGTTGACCACTATCCCAAAACCAGATGCTCGCAATTTCGGCCGCTAACAGTCACTTCATTGCTCATCTTCCCGCCCCCTCAAATGATCCAAACCCACTAGCAAAACCCATTTCAAACAAACCAAATCATCTCCAAATCCTCAAGAAATGCACCCATTTAATCCAATTCAAGCAAGCTCATGCGCAATTCATCAAAACTCCACTTCACCAGTCCAATACCTACCTTTCCAAACTCATCCAAGCCTTAGTTGACTCCGGCGATCTCACTTACGCCCGCCAGGTATTCGATCAAGTAACCCAGCCCTCCACATTTGCTTTCAACACTATGATAAGATGCTACGGAACAAATAACTTGGGCCATGATGGAATTGACCTTTATATCAGAATGAGACACCAGGGGGTTGACGCGGATAATTTTACTTACCCCTTTCTTTTAAAGGCTTGCAGCGGTCTAAAACAGGGCAAAGGAGTCCACGCTCTGGTTGTCAAGGACAAAAGATTTAGTTGCGAGATTCATTCTTTAACTTCTTTGACGACGttttattgttgttttggtgATGTCGGATCTGCTCGGTTGTTGTTTGATAGTATGCCCGAGAGAAATGTGGTTACTTGGACTGGTATCATAAAAGGATATGTGAAGCAAAAGAGATATAAAGAAGGGAttgaattatttaatcaaatGAAGAATTATGGGGTCGAAATAAATGAATTGACTTTGGTTTGTATACTCTCGGCATGTGCTAATTTGGGGTTTTGGAAATAGGTCAATGGGTGCATGAATATACTGATAGAAAGAGAATATTTTTGAATCCAAAGCTTGGTGCTGCCCTTATTGATATGTATGGTAAATGTGGTCACATTGACAAAGCTTATCGAGTTTTCAAGACTCTGCCTTGTAAAGGTGTT
It encodes the following:
- the LOC107939100 gene encoding protection of telomeres protein 1b, encoding MGDYQFLMLKDAITCINQKVNLFSVILDFTLPQRTKGTDYFCKLKVIDESHSEFWVPVHVFAQEIDGLPLVASVGDIIQLSRVTMTVHEGDVYAIFNNKFSSFALYDGKDGDSFHPYKVSLRFHAREHDERRIASLRKWLASSEVIDVPNFSLLREIDRVVCVNLACKVLHISKTTNDKWMIFLWDGTDAPPISIYNKLEDELHNPLPLHFEPLPPSRDVLCTFPTVGTILRVILDVDCVTYILQLLKVDQWMKFFHVFCKMHEGLWYGVFTSSSMIRDMPNDDILIFERQSNCDQRSLGELDRMPYWSCPWPSKITEVKRIDVPFSTLMDVLTCKKETNNFRCVVRFVAVIPWRVEDFRAPCGAYRVRFTLEDPTARIHAYAHAENGEEFFNCSSTDALKRKVIKLLGVPASRDGEAIMGGARNPPWVQCYLKSNPIKQRHWIFETKLLG
- the LOC107939093 gene encoding pentatricopeptide repeat-containing protein At5g66520; its protein translation is MLAISAANSHFIAHLPAPSNDPNPLAKPISNKPNHLQILKKCTHLIQFKQAHAQFIKTPLHQSNTYLSKLIQALVDSGDLTYARQVFDQVTQPSTFAFNTMIRCYGTNNLGHDGIDLYIRMRHQGVDADNFTYPFLLKACSGLKQGKGVHALVVKDKRFSCEIHSLTSLTTFYCCFGDVGSARLLFDSMPERNVVTWTGQWVHEYTDRKRIFLNPKLGAALIDMYGKCGHIDKAYRVFKTLPCKGVYVWNALIGGLAMHGYGIEAIKRFREMQGNGIKPDRITFIAVLSACSHSGFVEKGKEIFHSMRKDFGIEPGIKHYGCFVDILCRAGLLNEAYEVIMNMPMEPNAVLWGTLLNACAAAANVELAEVAMERLMVLEPCNDGNYVLMSNIYAVKQRWNDVARIRKIMKDGQILRNPGHSLIEVDNVVHEFMVGDGRHPCSEQIYGMLEKVVITIKEGYF